A region from the Brassica napus cultivar Da-Ae chromosome C8, Da-Ae, whole genome shotgun sequence genome encodes:
- the BNAANNG15810D gene encoding uncharacterized protein BNAANNG15810D has translation MKLAHSAIRSLSDVASFQTCRPFVSRSLSTNANQDDWMFGGKDEKTNSFFQHLGKAEKDKRDYTGFSRSQGNGSRFDPSSDGVDGKLKEAALIYNVDDDEGVKDGYSFRPDVNTWRVNPFPRDINYRRQMQKPRQNTKAEITTEEVLKKADFRNVRFLAQFITEAGILVKRKQTGISAKAQRKIAREIKTARAFGLMPFTTMGTKAFTFGKTMENRDQDFEYEVVDDDDEYDDNTPE, from the exons atgaaactcGCGCATTCCGCGATTCGATCCCTTAGCGACGTAGCTTCCTTTCAAACATGTCGTCCTTTCGTATCCAGAAGCCTCTCCACCAACGCTAATCAAG ACGATTGGATGTTCGGCGGCAAAGACGAAAAAACCAATAGCTTCTTCCAGCATCTTGGCAAGGCTGAGAAGGATAAGCGCGACTACACAGGGTTTAGTAGATCACAAGGAAACGGCTCGAGATTCGATCCTTCATCCGATGGCGTGGATGGAAAATTAAAGGAAGCTGCGTTGATTTACAACGTTGATGATGACGAAGGTGTGAAGGATGGTTACTCGTTTAGGCCCGATGTTAACACTTGGAGAGTTAATCCTTTCCCTAGA GATATAAACTATAGAAGGCAGATGCAAAAGCCTAGGCAGAATACTAAGGCGGAGATCACCACCGAGGAAGTTCTTAAGAAAGCTGACTTCAGG AATGTTAGATTCCTTGCACAGTTCATCACCGAAGCTGGGATCCTCGTTAAGAGGAAGCAG ACTGGTATTAGCGCAAAGGCACAAAGGAAGATTGCTAGAGAGATCAAAACGGCCCGTGCATTTGGACTGATGCCTTTCACAACAATGGGTACAAAGGCTTTTACATTTGGGAAAACCATGGAGAACAGAGACCAAGATTTCGAGTATGAAGTGGTTGACGATGATGATGAGTATGATGACAACACACCTGAGTAA
- the LOC125591354 gene encoding O-glucosyltransferase rumi homolog has protein sequence MGLRLRLPQKTSPRSPSYLLLCLLALSFFSFTALLFYKVDDFIAQTKTLAGHNLEPTPWHIFPRKSFSEASRRSQAYRILQCSYFSCPYKPVIQPKSLLSDSLSGRKTKQPKCPDVFRWIQRDLEPWGETGVTKEHVEKAKESAAFRVVILSGKLYVDLYYACVQSRMMFTVWGILQLLNKYPGMVPDVDMMFDCMDKPIINRTETHSFPAPLFRYCTNEAHLDIPFPDWSFWGWSETNLRPWDDEFGDIKQGSKRSSWGSKQPRAYWKGNPDVVSPIRMELMKCNHSRLWGAQIMRQNWAEEAKGGFEQSKLANQCNHRYKIYAEGYAWSVSLKYIMSCGSMTLIISPEYEDFFSRGLLPKENYWPVSTTDLCRSIKFAVDWGNANPSDAEAIGKRGQGYMESISMNRVYDYMFHLITEYSKLQKFKPEKPYSAKEVCEGSLLCFAEQKERDLLEKSRAVPSLDRPCTLPDEDRSILQRLIQQKKKTIEDVRHMEMTRTERGSR, from the exons atGGGTCTTCGTCTTCGTCTCCCTCAGAAAACCTCACCACGATCACCTTCCTACCTCCTTCTATGCCTTCTTgctctctccttcttctccttcaccGCTCTTCTCTTCTACAAG GTGGACGACTTTATTGCTCAGACAAAAACTCTCGCCGGACATAACTTAGAACCAACGCCGTGGCACATTTTCCCGCGCAAATCTTTCAGCGAAGCCTCGAGACGCTCTCAGGCTTACCGAATCCTCCAATGCTCCTACTTCTCTTGTCCCTACAAACCTGTTATCCAGCCAAAGAGTCTCCTGTCGGATTCCTTGTCGGGTCGTAAAACCAAGCAACCAAAGTGCCCAGACGTTTTCAG ATGGATTCAACGGGACTTAGAGCCATGGGGAGAGACAGGTGTGACTAAAGAGCACGTGGAGAAGGCAAAAGAGAGTGCTGCCTTTAGAGTGGTGATACTCTCTGGAAAGCTATACGTTGATCTCTACTACGCCTGTGTGCAGAGCAGAATGATGTTCACCGTTTGGGGGATTCTGCAGCTTCTCAACAAGTATCCTGGCATGGTTCCTGATGTTGACATGATGTTTGATTGTATGGATAAACCTATCATCAACCGGACTGAGACTCACTCTTTCCCAGCTCCGCTTTTTCGTTATTGCACCAATGAAGCTCATTTGGACATTCCTTTTCCTGATTGGTCCTTCTGGGGATG GTCGGAGACGAATCTAAGGCCGTGGGATGACGAGTTTGGGGATATAAAGCAAGGGTCTAAGAGAAGTAGCTGGGGCAGCAAGCAACCTAGAGCTTACTGGAAAGGGAATCCTGACGTTGTTTCGCCTATAAGGATGGAGCTGATGAAATGTAACCATTCAAGGTTATGGGGAGCACAGATTATGCGCCAG AACTGGGCAGAAGAGGCAAAAGGTGGGTTTGAACAGTCCAAGCTCGCCAACCAATGTAATCACCG GTACAAGATATATGCAGAGGGTTACGCGTGGTCAGTTTCTCTAAAGTATATCATGTCATGTGGTTCCATGACACTCATAATCTCACCAGAGTATGAAGATTTCTTCAGCAGAGGCCTCCTTCCCAAGGAAAACTATTGGCCTGTCTCTACCACTGATCTATGCCGGTCCATTAAGTTCGCTGTGGACTGGGGCAATGCCAACCCTTCTGAT GCTGAAGCAATAGGGAAAAGAGGACAAGGTTACATGGAAAGCATTAGCATGAACCGTGTGTATGACTACATGTTTCATCTCATCACTGAGTACTCAAAGCTTCAGAAGTTCAAACCAGAGAAGCCGTATTCTGCTAAAGAGGTCTGTGAAGGATCATTGCTTTGCTTCGCAGAGCAAAAGGAGCGGGACCTACTTGAAAAGTCCAGAGCTGTACCGTCTCTGGATCGACCATGTACTCTTCCAGATGAAGATAGGAGTATACTCCAGAGGTTGATccaacagaagaaaaaaacaatcgaAGATGTCAGACACATGGAGATGACAAGAACAGAGAGGGGTTCTAGATAA
- the LOC125591355 gene encoding flavonol 3-O-glucosyltransferase UGT71C4-like has product MAEKTELIFIPVPSTGHLLVNIEFAKRLINFDRRINTITILQLHSPTSPNAAVFAKSLVASHPQIRLHDLPVLDDPPPLDLFYRAPEAYIVQIIKRTTPLIKEAVSTILESRTNSRVAALVLDFFCNSLIKDVGDELHLPSYIFLTCNARYLSMMKYLPDRHRRVASKLDWSSGDEELEIPGFINPIPAKFLPSGLFKEEAYEAYVDLSPRFGDAKGILVNSVAEIEDYTFGYFSQQREENYPPVYPVGPILSLEDRASPNEEDRDRIVRWLEEQPECSVVFLCFGSRGSVDEVQVKEIAQALEVVGCRFLWSIRTGPVETSDPTDVLPEGFMGRVAGKGLVCGWAPQVEVLEHKAIGGFVSHCGWNSTLESLWFGVPVATWPMYAEQQLNAFTLVKELGLAVDLRMDYVFGRGGLVTCDEIVRAIRSLMDDGEGRRVKVKEMSDAARKAMMDGGSSSVATARFIDELVEDGAG; this is encoded by the coding sequence ATGGCGGAAAAAACAGAGCTAATCTTCATCCCAGTTCCATCCACAGGCCACCTCCTCGTCAACATCGAGTTCGCCAAGCGTCTAATCAATTTCGACCGTCGGATCAACACCATCACCATCCTCCAATTACACTCCCCAACCAGCCCAAACGCAGCCGTTTTCGCCAAATCTCTCGTCGCTTCACATCCCCAGATCCGCCTCCACGACCTCCCCGTTCTCGACGATCCTCCGCCGTTGGATCTCTTCTACAGAGCTCCCGAAGCGTACATAGTCCAAATCATCAAAAGAACCACTCCTCTCATCAAAGAAGCAGTCTCCACCATCCTCGAGTCTCGCACTAACTCTCGTGTAGCCGCTTTGgttcttgatttcttctgtaaCTCGTTGATCAAAGACGTCGGCGACGAGCTTCACCTCCCTTCGTACATATTCTTAACCTGTAACGCTAGATACTTGAGTATGATGAAGTATCTCCCCGATCGGCATCGGAGAGTCGCGTCGAAGCTCGATTGGAGCTCCGGCGATGAGGAGTTGGAGATTCCGGGATTTATCAACCCTATTCCGGCGAAGTTTCTGCCGTCCGGTTTGTTTAAGGAAGAAGCTTACGAGGCGTACGTTGATCTATCGCCGAGATTTGGAGATgcgaagggtattttggtaaatTCGGTGGCGGAGATTGAGGATTACACGTTTGGGTACTTCTCTCAGCAGCGGGAGGAGAATTATCCTCCGGTTTACCCGGTCGGACCGATTCTCAGCTTGGAGGATAGAGCGAGTCCTAACGAGGAAGATAGGGATAGGATCGTGAGGTGGCTCGAGGAGCAGCCGGAGTGTTCTGTGGTGTTTCTTTGCTTTGGGAGTAGAGGAAGCGTTGATGAGGTTCAGGTGAAGGAGATAGCTCAGGCGCTTGAGGTTGTCGGGTGTAGGTTTCTATGGTCGATTCGGACAGGGCCTGTTGAGACGAGTGATCCGACGGATGTGTTGCCGGAGGGGTTCATGGGGCGAGTGGCGGGTAAGGGGTTGGTTTGTGGTTGGGCTCCGCAAGTGGAAGTTTTGGAACATAAGGCGATAGGAGGGTTTGTGTCTCACTGTGGTTGGAACTCTACGCTTGAGAGCTTGTGGTTTGGTGTTCCTGTCGCCACGTGGCCGATGTACGCTGAGCAGCAGCTGAATGCGTTCACGTTGGTGAAGGAGTTGGGGTTGGCTGTGGATCTGCGGATGGATTACGTGTTTGGTCGTGGGGGGTTAGTGACTTGTGACGAGATTGTGAGAGCTATCAGGTCTTTGATGGATGATGGGGAAGGGAGGAGGGTGAAGGTGAAGGAAATGTCTGATGCGGCGAGGAAGGCTATGATGGATGGAGGATCGTCTTCTGTGGCGACAGCTCGGTTCATTGATGAATTGGTGGAGGATGGTGCAGGCTAA